In the Triticum aestivum cultivar Chinese Spring chromosome 2B, IWGSC CS RefSeq v2.1, whole genome shotgun sequence genome, CACTGCATATTTAAAATAGACTTCTACATGTTCACAAACATGAAAAAATTACCCTAGTTTTCATACATATCACCCTAAATATATTCCTCTTTTGGATTAGGTGGGAGGGAGGATTGGCTGGTCTAAAGAGCAAAATGGAGTCTTCTGCAAAATTGTCATAGCTGATCAGACGCACTGTAGAAGTGGGATTTGTTAGTATCATGCTATTTCTCATGGTTTGGTTATAAATCATCGTCCTGCGCATTTACGAAATAGATGCAGAGTGCCTGGCCATTGAAGGAACCAAAAAGAAATCGTGATTTTTTGTCTCTGGCACTAACTAAAAGTAGATGCAGAGTACCCCGACCATTGTGTCTGGCACTAACTAAAAGTAGATGCAGAGTGCCCGACCATTGAAGGAACCGGAAACAAATCGTGGTTTTTTTGTCAGATTTTAAACATGGCAACTCAAACGTTTTTTATGGCAACTTCAGTTGACACGAGGTGGCAAGTGGTTTTTTTGTCGGATTTTGAGCATGGCAACTTCAGTTGACACGAGGTGGCAAGTTTAATTGGTAGACATGTGTCAAAATGACATGCTTACCCATGATTGTGAAGGACGTGCACTGATTTCCAGCGCCTGCCTTCTTGCTTCTCAAAGCAACACTTCAGTTATCTTATCCACCTGAACACCCAGTTCCTTTAGGGATTCTAAAGTGTGTAAGGGCTTAAGGCTGCGCAATCCTCCTAAGTCCATAAATTGAAACGATTAAGCAAACGTACAGCTCTAGGCACGAGAGCTTCTTATTGCTTGGTGGTAAGATCGAGTTCCGAGTCACAGCTCAGATATGGAAACAACTGTAAACAAGAACATCTGGATCATCCTATCACAGTTATCAAAGACTGATTTTACTCCACATGATAGATGTTTCGCCATTACAAACCGCTCAGCAATTCAACTATTTAAAGGTAGCAGGCATTCAAGACCAGGGCATCACTCAAAAACAAAACCAGTAGCATTTCTGTAAGAGGGGTAACTAAATGGGACGACATAATGTTTTCCAGATCAACCAATCCCAGTACCAAGAATCCAGCAGCAACAGGTGGGCGAACAAAGATTCTAGATCTTGTTGAAGGCAACGATGTCACACGACTGGACATACTCGTTGATGGGCGCCTCACAGAGCACTTCCTCAATAAGGGTGTCGACAGACACAAGGTCGTCGATGATCGTCAGCATGATCTGGAGCTTCTTGATGCCATAACCCACAGGCATAAGCTTAGCTGCAAGAGTGAAAGCAGGGTGTCAACTTCGCCAAACTGTTGCATCAGTGAGCTATAATAGAGATAAATACTATGAAAAGTAATGAGTTCCTTACATGCACCCCAGGTGAGACCCTCCATTTGAACACTGCGGACAGCCTCCTCCAACTTCTTCATGTCAGTCTCATCGTCCCATGGCTTGATGTCCATGAGGACGGAGGATTTGCCACCTAAATGAGCATGGTGTTAGCACAAACTGGACAACGACAATATAAGCCAGACTAGATGAACGCTGCAGGATAATTGCCTAGTAGTCAGTAGGTAATTAAGCACACAACACTAGTAGAGCTTACTTTCTTTCTTCTTTGCAGGCTTGGCAGCCTCACGCTCAGCTGCTGCTTTCTTGTCCTCCTCGGTCTCATCGCCGAACAGATCCatgtcatcgtcatcatcttcatcctgcaAGAAGGCCAAACACATAATGCAAAACAATAATTATGTTTGAATCCAAAACAGATCCATGACGACTGACATAAATGTAACTGGGATAGTGCTTCTGCAAAAATTCATTATAATGTGAAGCATCCACTATAGAAGTTATTAACGTAACAATAAAGCCTTCAAGGGCAAATAAAAGCCACAGCTCAAGTGCTCAAACCCTCACCTTGGAAGCAGCAGGAGCAGCTGCAGCAGGAGCCGAGGATGCACTCACCCCAGAGGCCTGGCCAGGGAACCTGCATAATCAGCAACATATGAAGCAACCACGCATATAATTACGCCCATCCATACGGCAGATCAATCTGCCAAGCTTAGTGACAGCATATTAAGGTAGAACAGCAAGCTCGTACCTTGAAGAAACGGCCGCGGCGACGGCGTCGTACCAGCGGGCAGCGTTCAGGAACTCGGCGCTGGGCTTCACGGGCACCGCCGCGAACACCTTGACGTCGTCCTTGGTGATCCCATCGCTGCAGAAGCATCACAAACACTACCGATAAGCAAACACAGACGCCACGCCCCAAATCAGTTCGCCAGATTTGCGAAATTCGAAGCTAAGGAGACGAGATCTCATGCTCTAGGCATCGCCATCGCAGAGCGGAACAGTTCAAAACTAGGCAATCCAACTGCAGACCACTACGAACTAGCAGATCTGATCGAGTACAGCGAGTGAGTAGGGTAGGCAACTGTGCTCACCCGGAGATGTAGGTCTTGCCGGCGAGGTGCGCCTCGAGGGCCTTGAGCCCGTCGGCGGTGTGGAGGTCGGAGAACGTGACGGCCATCGGATCCGGCGAGCTCGGGGGCTTGTCGAAttcgctgggcggcggcggcggcgctggaggctaAAATCCCAAAACCCTAGCGAGACCGAGAGGGGAATGCGGGGTAGCCAGGGCCGCCTATTTATATCTGGCCGCCGCGCCGGTGGGTCCCACGTCACGCACGCCCGTTCGATCTGGCATCTACGGTGGGGATATTCCCTGGGAAAGCTACACGAGCATCCTGGCCGCTCGATCGGATCTCCCATCGTTGGACGGTTCAGATTCGATCGTGCCACTGGATAGAGCCCTCTGCTCCTTGCTCAGCTCCCTCCTCGCCTTCTCCGGCGAGCTCCCATGGTGTCGCTCGCTGCCCCGGCATTCCACTCGCTGGTCGCGAAAACCTCCAGGGCCTGCACCACGAGGGCGTCTTCGCAACGCGAGAGCGCGCCCGGCCGCCCTGGAGCGAAggcgcggcctcgggcggcggggactgcgcaggcggcggcggtggaggcggaggagaCCCCGAGGTTCAGGTGGGATGAGCTCGGGTCCGACCTGTCCGAGCCCCAGGAGCAGGCGATGCGCGGCCTGTCCCCCAAGCTGCCCAACCGCTGCAGGGCGCTGATGCCGCGCGTCGTGTCGCTGTCCCCCGGCGATGAGAATCTCGGCGTGGTCCTTGCGTTCTGGGTGAAGGCCATGAAGCCCAAGAGGGCGGACTGGCTGCTGGTCCTCAAGGAGCTCAAGGCTATGGAGAGCCCGCTTCTCGCTGAGGTCAGTGATCATTTTCTTCCCCCAATCTCGTTGCTAAATCTTTGGAGCAGATTAAAATTACATGGTGCGTTTGCTGGATTGTGGTTAGGGGTGGTTGCTGAAGTACTAGAATCACCTAGGGAGTAACCATTCTCATGTTTATGAGGCAATTGAATTAGCTATACTTGAGAAACTGAAATGCTCTCTGCATGTTGCTGTACTAGGTTGACATCGTTGTTATTTTTTGGCACCACCATTGCCCGAgtgagattttatttgcttggaGAATGAACATGCTCTTAGTTTACTCACATCTTCTTTAGGGAATTTTGAGTTTAGAATTTTCTGAACTTCTGATCTGAGCTCCTTACTGAACATTGAATTAGGAATGACTGAACTTCTAATTTGCATCAATGGTGACTATTAGCATTAATTTTGTCGCCGATGTGACCTTACGAATGGACTGTGTGTTGGCTAGGTACTAGAATATGCACTTCTGGAGGATTCTTTCGAAGCGAATGTGCGTGACTACACCAAACTGATGCAAATCTACGGCAAGCAAAATCTGTTGCCGGAAGCCGAGGAAGCATTCCAGGCCATGAAAGCCAGAGGCCTCCCATGTGATCAGGTCATGCTGACTGCACTGGTGGACATGTACAGCAAGGCCGGGGATCTCACCCGCGCAAAGGAAACATTCGAAGAGATTGTGTTGCTCGGCCTACCACTCGATAAGCGGGCATACGGTTCAATGATCATGGCCTATATCAGAGCAGACATGTTAGACCAAGCAGAAGATCTGATCAAACAGACGGAGGATCAGCAGGTCTTCGCGGGGAAAGAGGTCTACAAGGCTCTCCTGAGAGCATACTCGTACAAAAGCGATTCAGAAGGGGCGCAACGAGTCTTCGATGCGGTACAGTTCGCAGGGACAGTGCCAGACACGAAGCTGTGTGCGCTCCTGGTGAATGCCTACTGCCTCTCCAATAGGATCGACGAGGCCGTCTGTGTGACCCGAAACATGAGGAGTGCAGGACTGGAACTGTGCGACAGGTGTGTCGCGTTGATACTCGGCGCGTACGAGAAGGCCAATAGGCTGGAAGGAGCACTGGAGTTTCTAACGGAGCTCGAAGAGAACGGTGTCGTGATCGGCCAAGAGCCGTCGCAGCTGCTCGCGGCATGGTTCGGGAGGCTCGGGGTGGTTCATGAAGTGGAGCAGGTCCTGGAGGAAGTGAGTAAGAGTAGCAAGAGCAAGCAGAGTGTTTCACTCCTGACGGAAGGGACGAAGAGTAGGAAGAGCAAAGACGGTGTTGAGAAGGAATGGAGAAAAGGCAGAAAGGGTAAACACAGCATTTCAGTACACCAACAACCCAGCATTTCAGTACACCAGCAACCCAGCATTTCAGTCCAGACGAAAGGGGCAACCAACAGGAAGAGCAAAATCACTAAGTCCATTACCTCAGCAACTGAAGTGATTTTGTAACTCCAGTGCCATTAGCATTCATCTTATGACAATATGTTTTCAGAAATCACATGCACAATCATGGGGAATCCAAAACCACAAGAGGCAGGATGCCAGGATCTATGTAAGTGTATGTAACTGAAACTCTAGTGCAGAGGAGAAATAAGATTCCACAAAACCAGGCAACAGTGATGTCAACCTAACATTTCTCTGGAAAAAATGTCAAGTTAACATTAATACATCTTGTTCAAAAAATGAAAAGCAGACTAGTGCAACAGGGCTACTCTACTCACTAGCTGAGCAGGCTCCTCAATTCATGCTCTTCTAGATTATAGAACTCAAAATGTGTCCAAGTGCAGAGAGAAACAACTTCGAAACAAGATTTGACAGAACCAGGCAATAAAAGACCCTGAAGAACGCACATCCAATCAAAACATCTCAAGTGCTAATCAAGAAATGCAAGACCAAACTACTGTAGTGCGACAGGACTACTTGTTACTATACGAAACATGAATCGCAAAACATGCTCTAAACGGCAATATTTGAACAGCCTCCTCAATCCATGCTCCTCCGCATTATATATAGACCTCAAAATGTGGTCAGCACCACCATAGGATGAAAGATTCAATAGTCGAGACCCGATTAGATCCATGGTTGTACATAAATTAGTACACTAGTAGATGTTTAATTTCATTAAGCAGAGCAAAGAGGTTCTGGTCTAATCATCGGCCTCGGTTTTGGACTTCTTCTTTCTTTCTGGCTGTCTTAGGCTCAACAGGCTCTGCAGCATCACGGTtctgctttttctttttctttggagtCTCATCTTGTTCGCCGTCGCCATTGGCTGCCATCTCTTAATCCTGGGGCTCCTCTAGCTTGTGcttctttttattttccttcttctcTGTCTCAGGTTCAGCTTCTGCTGCGGCCGTATTGGCAGACTTATCAAGATCCATGGCGTCACCATCAGCCTCAGATTTGGACTTCTTTTTCTTACTTTTCTTGGCAGACATGTCACcgttctccttcttctccttgtctgCGAAAGAGGGCAAGGTGTAAATTTACACATGTACAGAAAGACTTGAAATTAAGTGATACcctcaattgcagctttcattACATCAAGGGTCTTGCGTGGTGCAACACCCTTGTCATAAAAGTCTAATCTCTCCTCGACTTGTTCACGCAGTTTCTCACTGAAAATGGAGCTACTCATATCTGGAATTCATAACCCAGTgaggaaaacaaacaaaaaaggcAGTCAGGATGTTTAACCTTTGCAGACAAAATCCTTCAACTAACCTGAATAACAGTCAATGCGTGAAGCAATTGAGCATTTGTTTGCCAGGTATCTAGCCATTCTTCCCTTGTTCTTGGTCGATGCACGGCCAATAAAAGATGAGtggaatatggaaatataataatacaaatattattgtctctagggtatATTTTCAACAGTTTTTTCTTATTTTTCAATTCTAAACATAATTATGCATATGATTGTCTTTTTGAAGAAAATTTAAAAACCTTTTCCTTTTTGTGTGGGTTGTGATttttttccctttccctttttcttttttgctatttttttcctcGTTTTCATTTAAATATTTATGAACATTTTGAACTCTTTTTTTTTGTTGTAAGTTGCATGTCCATCACCAAACACGTGAATGCAAGTATCACCCATGCCTCAAAACAGCATGTTTTCAAAGCGGACGTAACTTGGGAGGCAAAAGTGGGTAGTTGCATGTCTCCTACTAGACATGCAACTGCAAGCGCTACCTCTGACATGCAACTAGATCTGACCCTTTTTCGTCTCGGTTGCAAGTTCACCCTCGCCACGCAactgagggagggggaggagggcgactcttttttttgtctcagttgcaagtccacccagGATGCAACTAGGCTCGCCTCTTTTGTTCTCCTAGTTGTGATTCCATCTGTCATACGCAACTGGGGATGACCTATTATTTGTCCCAGTTACAAGTCCACCCCGACACCTTTTGTCCCCGATGCAAGCTCACCCCCAAGATGCAACTGGACTTTGACCTACTTTTTGTCCCAGGTTCAAGTCCATCATCGACATGCAACTGAGGCCCGATCCCTTCTGTCTCAGTTGCAAGTTCAGATCCGACATGCAACTAGGCAAGACACATTTTTCGTCCCGGGTGTGAGTCTACTCTCAACATGCAAATGGGTCTACCtccttttttgtcctagttgcaagcccACCCCCGACACGCAGTTGTTTTGTCCCCAGTTGTAAGTCCATCCTCGACATGCAACTCGGGCGAGGTGGGTCGACCCATTTTCTGTTCCCGGTAGGCCATCTTTTTTGTTGTCCTAGTTGTGAGTCCATCATTTCATATGTAACCCATtatttgtcccagttgcaagttcatCCTTACATGCAACTAGGAGGAGGGGCTCCTTTTTTCCCCAATTGTAAGTCGACATCCGACATGCAACTGGGCCTTATCCCTTCTTTCTCCCTATTCAACTAGATTGTTGACTAGTCACATGTCCATAATTTAAAGACAgtcatgattttttttgttttattttaaaaaatcatgaacattttcttaaaattgtGAACCTTTTAAAACGGCGACATCCTTCATATTTgtgatttgaaaaaaaaatcatgattttttttgaattctctcaaattcacaaatatttttaagtTCATGCATAATTAAATATTTCATGGAAATTTTTTACATGCGCGGACATTTTCTAAATTTATTAGCATTTTTAGTactcacaaacattttttttgtaTCCATGAACAATTTTAAAATTTACAAACACTTTTTCTATAGTTCTTGTTTATCACGTATGTTTGTTCCTATCACAATCATTCATCCATTTATCAGATCAGTACATAGGAGGTTGAGAAAATTTTGCTGAATCGTGAGCTAACTAGCTTATCCATGCAGGCATGCACACACCTCGGTAGCATGGTTGTTTGTGTATGCACTAATGCACATACGGAGATAGGGCGACTCACGGCTGAACGAGGACTACAGTGACAGGCGGCAAAAGAAAAGGCTTGCAGGGTAAAAAAAAACAACGTCAAAACAACCACAGCAACAACACACAAGTGAAAAGCAGAATTGAGGAAGCACCAGACTACAATCTAATAGTGATGTCACTCAGATGTGGCATTACAATGTCTCATCTAGATGAGGCTTACACGAACCCATTCAATAATACTTCCTCAAGTATCATGCGAATGAAGCTAAAGATATCCTTCCTAAAATTAGTTGGACTTCAATTATTACCCGACTGTGCCCGTGCTGTCTTTCTATACATGTGAAATTTGACACGCATTGTTTATATACAACTCCAGCAAAAAATATCAAAATCCCGTGCGTGGCATTCTACTAGTAGCATGTAGGACTACAGTTCGACGATGGCCAATCGGGTGCACAACGTCGAGTGCATAGCAGGCTTATCAAGATGCATAGCGTCATCATCAGCCTCGGAATTAGACTCTTTTTTCCCACCGTTCTCCTCTTTATCTGTGAAAGAATTGTTCAGGGCAACGTGTAAATTTACACATGTACAGAAAGACTTGGAAGTTAAGTGATTGAGAGACCAATGTATAAAGAGAAGTGCCCTTACCCTCCTCTGAGACTGTGTTGGTCATACACTCAATTGCAGCCTTCGTTACATCAAGGTACTTGCGTGCTGCAACATCCTTTTCACAACAGTCTAATCTCTCCTCGACTTGTTCCCGCATCTTCTCACCGAAAATGGAGCTACTCATATCTGGAATTCATAACCCAGTGACAGTGAGGAAAACAAACAGAAAGGGCAGTCAGGATGTTTAACCTTTGCAAACAAAGTCCTTCAACTTACCTGAATAACAGTCAATGCGTGAAGCCATTGAGCATTTGCTTGCCAGGTATCTAGCCATTCTTCCCTTGTTCTTCGTCGATGCACGGCCAATGAAAGATGAGTGGAATATGTGGCCATACTTCGGTGTGTTTCCACCTGTTTTAAGAGCTCTGCAGTAAAATTAGGAAATCAATCACAACATATCAGAAACATAGAGGACAAAGCCTGAATACTTGACAAAACAGTTATTGTTTGAGTATAAGGACAATTACAAATGAGAGAGCACAGCTTGAAAAAATAGGACGTGGGAATACATAAGCAGACAATGCGGTCACAATTACCTTCTCATTGCCTTCTCGGCACCTAGTATCTGGAGAGAGGAGGAAGGTAATTTTGCAAGATTCGAAAGACTGCCAGCATTAGAGATTAACTGAGCTCCAACCATTTCACCAATCAATGACGTCAGATTTGGTGCAATATCATTCATCTTTGTCACCAGATACTCGTAGATATTTTTACGGTACTCAGATAGATTCATGACCCTTTGAGCAAACTGTTGGACATTG is a window encoding:
- the LOC543180 gene encoding elongation factor 1-beta, which gives rise to MAVTFSDLHTADGLKALEAHLAGKTYISGDGITKDDVKVFAAVPVKPSAEFLNAARWYDAVAAAVSSRFPGQASGVSASSAPAAAAPAASKDEDDDDDMDLFGDETEEDKKAAAEREAAKPAKKKESGKSSVLMDIKPWDDETDMKKLEEAVRSVQMEGLTWGASKLMPVGYGIKKLQIMLTIIDDLVSVDTLIEEVLCEAPINEYVQSCDIVAFNKI
- the LOC123043836 gene encoding pentatricopeptide repeat-containing protein At1g01970; this translates as MVSLAAPAFHSLVAKTSRACTTRASSQRESAPGRPGAKARPRAAGTAQAAAVEAEETPRFRWDELGSDLSEPQEQAMRGLSPKLPNRCRALMPRVVSLSPGDENLGVVLAFWVKAMKPKRADWLLVLKELKAMESPLLAEVLEYALLEDSFEANVRDYTKLMQIYGKQNLLPEAEEAFQAMKARGLPCDQVMLTALVDMYSKAGDLTRAKETFEEIVLLGLPLDKRAYGSMIMAYIRADMLDQAEDLIKQTEDQQVFAGKEVYKALLRAYSYKSDSEGAQRVFDAVQFAGTVPDTKLCALLVNAYCLSNRIDEAVCVTRNMRSAGLELCDRCVALILGAYEKANRLEGALEFLTELEENGVVIGQEPSQLLAAWFGRLGVVHEVEQVLEEVSKSSKSKQSVSLLTEGTKSRKSKDGVEKEWRKGRKGKHSISVHQQPSISVHQQPSISVQTKGATNRKSKITKSITSATEVIL